Genomic window (Acidobacteriota bacterium):
CTGCGCCCCGGGTGGGGCGGTCAGCCAGCCTGGATTCATCTCGTCGCAGACTCACTTCATCCTTCAGTGCCGGACGCCGCGTTGGAGGCGGACGTGTCCGGTGTCGCCGCGACGGCCGGTTTTGGTTCAGCGTGACTATGAACAGGCCGCGCCATCACGACCGTGGAGATGGCGTGCTTGAAGATCAGCTGTTCCTGATTCCCGGTTTCCAGTACGACGGAATATTTATCGAACGACCGGATTCGCCCTGTCAGCTTGACTCCACTGACTAGAT
Coding sequences:
- the hfq gene encoding RNA chaperone Hfq gives rise to the protein METKPAQQNIQDSFLNTARKERHNITIYLVSGVKLTGRIRSFDKYSVVLETGNQEQLIFKHAISTVVMARPVHSHAEPKPAVAATPDTSASNAASGTEG